In Anaerolineales bacterium, a single genomic region encodes these proteins:
- a CDS encoding 2-hydroxy-6-oxo-6-phenylhexa-2,4-dienoate hydrolase, whose translation MDCELKDITVHYEMLGAGRPIIMLHGWSIDHRHMMSDLEPVFEHRDGWKRIYLDLPGHGRTPGKDWITNQDKMLDVVLDFIDNIISGQKFVVVGASAGAYLARGIVHHRMATLDGLLLMVPLIVADDAIRCVPPHVTLVADAALAVQLEPEEAEGLFQGAVVQSRKVVDYIRANFQSASEIGDLDFQAKIREYPKNYAFSFEIDALPQPFPAPTLIVTGRQDSWVGYHDAWEILDNYPRGTFAVLDRAGHFLGVEQEDLFHALVCEWLDRVEEYAGVSSRV comes from the coding sequence ATGGATTGCGAACTCAAAGACATCACAGTTCACTATGAAATGTTAGGTGCGGGTAGACCCATTATTATGCTCCACGGTTGGTCTATTGACCATCGTCATATGATGAGTGATTTGGAACCAGTCTTCGAGCATCGTGACGGATGGAAACGGATCTATCTTGATTTGCCTGGTCATGGAAGGACACCAGGAAAAGATTGGATCACGAACCAGGATAAGATGCTAGACGTCGTTTTGGATTTCATTGATAACATTATTTCAGGACAAAAGTTCGTGGTAGTAGGCGCGTCAGCAGGTGCGTATCTAGCTCGTGGCATAGTCCATCACCGCATGGCAACCCTAGATGGCTTACTGCTGATGGTTCCCTTGATTGTAGCTGACGATGCCATTCGGTGTGTGCCTCCTCACGTTACCTTGGTCGCAGACGCAGCACTTGCAGTTCAATTGGAACCTGAGGAAGCGGAGGGTCTATTTCAAGGCGCTGTTGTCCAAAGTCGAAAGGTCGTAGATTACATTCGGGCTAACTTTCAGTCAGCAAGTGAGATTGGTGATCTGGACTTCCAGGCGAAGATAAGGGAGTATCCCAAGAACTACGCATTCTCATTCGAAATTGATGCGCTTCCTCAGCCATTTCCTGCTCCAACGCTGATTGTTACGGGGAGGCAGGATTCCTGGGTTGGTTATCACGATGCCTGGGAAATCCTGGATAACTATCCTCGGGGCACATTTGCTGTCTTGGATCGTGCAGGGCATTTCTTGGGGGTTGAGCAAGAAGACCTGTTCCATGCGTTAGTGTGTGAGTGGCTTGATCGAGTGGAGGAATATGCCGGAGTATCAAGTCGAGTTTAG